In Microbacterium sp. 1.5R, the following are encoded in one genomic region:
- a CDS encoding MBL fold metallo-hydrolase — protein MKLAPHLHRLGNDIVASYLIDLPEGITLVDAGLPGHWNDLQRTLAELGRPLSDIRGLVLTHGDSDHIGFAERLHSEADVPIFIHSADAHRVRTGEKPKTPMGPARVGPLLGFLAYGVRKKGLRTRHVTDVMTVADGEVLDLPGSPVIIGMPGHSPGSIAVHIPAADAVFVGDALTTRHVLTGQVGPQPAPFTDEPTEAIASLDRLAAVSASWVLPGHGAPWRGSPADIAAAVRAGS, from the coding sequence ATGAAGCTCGCACCGCACCTGCATCGACTCGGCAACGACATCGTCGCGTCATATCTCATCGATCTGCCCGAGGGGATCACGCTCGTCGACGCCGGGCTGCCCGGCCACTGGAACGATCTGCAGCGCACCCTCGCAGAACTGGGGCGCCCGCTCTCCGACATCCGGGGTCTCGTCCTGACCCACGGCGACAGCGACCACATCGGGTTCGCCGAGCGGCTGCACAGCGAAGCAGACGTGCCGATCTTCATCCACAGCGCCGACGCGCACCGCGTGCGCACGGGTGAGAAGCCGAAGACCCCGATGGGACCCGCTCGCGTCGGTCCACTGCTCGGCTTCCTCGCCTATGGCGTGCGCAAGAAGGGGCTGCGCACGCGCCATGTCACCGACGTCATGACGGTCGCCGACGGCGAGGTGCTCGACCTGCCGGGATCTCCGGTCATCATCGGGATGCCGGGACACTCGCCGGGCAGCATCGCGGTGCACATTCCCGCAGCGGACGCGGTGTTCGTCGGCGACGCCCTCACCACGCGCCATGTGCTGACGGGGCAGGTCGGTCCTCAGCCCGCGCCATTCACGGATGAGCCGACCGAGGCCATCGCGTCTCTCGACAGGCTGGCTGCCGTGTCGGCATCATGGGTGCTGCCCGGGCACGGAGCCCCGTGGCGGGGGTCGCCCGCCGACATCGCGGCCGCGGTGCGCGCGGGGAGCTAG
- a CDS encoding GNAT family N-acetyltransferase, whose amino-acid sequence MSELRAIVMRADLERLGRFDPVRVRQRFLDGFVPQNTRVIVVAGQDVGLIAVRPESDAVWIEHFYLDPAQQGRGLGSAVLADALETRHAGDDRPFRLNVLQGSPARRLYERHGFELESEDAVDVFMKAEPLRR is encoded by the coding sequence ATGTCGGAGCTGCGAGCGATCGTCATGCGCGCCGATCTGGAGCGTCTCGGACGCTTCGACCCGGTGCGTGTGCGGCAGCGGTTCCTCGATGGGTTCGTCCCGCAGAACACGCGAGTGATCGTGGTGGCCGGACAGGACGTGGGCCTCATCGCGGTGAGGCCCGAGAGCGACGCGGTGTGGATCGAGCACTTCTACCTCGATCCCGCTCAGCAGGGCCGCGGCCTCGGCTCCGCGGTGCTGGCGGACGCCTTGGAGACGCGTCATGCGGGCGATGACCGGCCGTTCCGCCTCAATGTGCTGCAGGGCAGTCCGGCGCGACGGCTGTACGAGAGGCACGGCTTCGAGCTCGAGAGCGAAGACGCGGTCGACGTCTTCATGAAGGCCGAGCCGCTCCGGCGCTGA
- a CDS encoding EamA family transporter, translating into MSALAFALVLAAAVTHAAWNIIAHGVSRAGTPFLWWGAVGGTAVWIGVVPFTGGLGTDDVLAFLLGVGVSGVLHVAYMAVLQRGYREGNLSTVYATARGTGPFLSVIVAVLVLGERPSALALAGVAAIILGVVAIGLVDRGRADRSRRLDPGLVFGLLTGVAIAVYTIWDANAVRTWNLSPVAFMVGTMLLEIPFYSLGVRGRWAAVRALGRTQWKRIVAFSILSPLSYILVLTAIQIAPVALVAPLREVSVVLVSLFGVFALKESRPGWRLAASAVVAGGIVLLAL; encoded by the coding sequence ATGTCCGCTCTCGCCTTCGCTCTCGTCCTCGCCGCAGCCGTCACGCACGCCGCATGGAACATCATCGCCCACGGCGTGAGCCGCGCAGGGACGCCGTTCCTCTGGTGGGGGGCCGTCGGAGGAACCGCCGTCTGGATCGGGGTCGTGCCGTTCACCGGCGGGCTCGGCACCGACGACGTTCTGGCGTTCCTGCTCGGCGTCGGAGTCTCCGGTGTGCTGCACGTCGCCTACATGGCGGTGCTGCAACGCGGATATCGCGAAGGCAACCTCTCGACCGTCTACGCGACGGCTCGGGGCACCGGGCCGTTCCTCTCTGTGATCGTCGCCGTGCTGGTGCTCGGGGAGCGTCCGTCGGCCCTCGCGCTCGCCGGCGTCGCGGCGATCATCCTCGGAGTCGTCGCGATCGGTCTCGTCGACCGAGGACGCGCCGACCGGTCGCGTCGCCTGGATCCCGGGCTCGTGTTCGGTCTGCTCACCGGCGTCGCGATCGCGGTCTACACGATCTGGGACGCCAACGCCGTGCGCACGTGGAACCTCTCGCCCGTCGCCTTCATGGTCGGGACGATGCTGCTCGAGATCCCGTTCTACTCGCTCGGCGTCCGAGGCCGATGGGCGGCCGTTCGCGCGCTCGGCCGCACGCAGTGGAAGCGCATCGTGGCTTTCAGTATCCTGTCGCCGCTCTCGTACATCCTGGTGCTCACGGCCATCCAGATCGCTCCGGTCGCACTGGTCGCGCCGCTGCGCGAAGTCAGCGTCGTGCTGGTCAGCCTGTTCGGTGTCTTCGCCCTGAAGGAGAGCAGGCCCGGATGGCGTCTCGCCGCGTCCGCGGTCGTCGCCGGCGGGATCGTGCTGCTCGCGCTGTAG
- a CDS encoding GntR family transcriptional regulator: MAEAVYTQIADDLRAQIAAGTLRPGDDVPTEAELAERWRTSRGPIRNALAALRGEGLIETGRGRPARVVSRKASQAVDVSVPFTRWARDLGVTPGAQTQELSLRRAGDRAELLGVSPEDTIVSVVRLRLLDGRPTMLERLFYTEAVGRRLLDVDTDEVSITEYLGSVGHPIVGLEHQIDAVAADEQDAALLRVPQGTPILRLSRISRDASGRIFEASEDRYLSEVVRFTVAASGISTDGHYMRAVGG, from the coding sequence GTGGCCGAAGCTGTATACACCCAGATCGCAGACGACCTCCGCGCGCAGATCGCGGCGGGCACCCTGCGCCCCGGCGACGACGTGCCGACCGAGGCGGAGCTCGCCGAACGGTGGCGCACCTCGCGGGGTCCGATCAGGAACGCCCTCGCCGCCCTGCGCGGAGAGGGCCTGATCGAGACGGGGCGGGGACGCCCCGCGCGGGTCGTGTCGCGCAAGGCCAGCCAGGCGGTCGATGTGTCGGTGCCGTTCACTCGCTGGGCCCGCGATCTCGGGGTGACTCCGGGCGCGCAGACGCAGGAGTTGAGCCTTCGCAGGGCCGGTGACCGCGCAGAACTGCTCGGAGTGTCGCCCGAAGACACGATCGTCAGTGTCGTGCGACTGCGCCTGCTCGACGGCAGGCCGACGATGCTCGAGCGGCTCTTCTACACCGAGGCAGTAGGACGACGACTGCTCGACGTCGACACGGACGAGGTCTCGATCACGGAGTACCTCGGGTCGGTGGGACACCCGATCGTCGGGCTCGAGCACCAGATCGACGCCGTCGCCGCCGACGAGCAGGATGCCGCCCTGCTGCGCGTGCCGCAGGGAACGCCGATCCTTCGACTCAGCCGCATCTCCCGTGATGCGAGCGGGCGCATCTTCGAGGCGTCCGAAGATCGCTACCTCAGCGAGGTGGTGCGGTTCACGGTCGCGGCGTCGGGGATCTCGACGGACGGGCACTACATGCGTGCAGTGGGCGGCTGA
- a CDS encoding TetR/AcrR family transcriptional regulator → MPTPERTSLAAIIDAGRDILESAGPAGLTMQAVAERVGVRAPSLYKRIRDRDALLSAVAEASADALTVRLDAAGDELPLLATAYRTFAHERPHAFRLLFTASAPEDALHRTSVPVLRSCAALVGPDRALDAARLFTSWATGFLQMELAGAFRLGGDVDEAFDYAVERILAGLSA, encoded by the coding sequence ATGCCGACCCCCGAACGAACCTCGCTGGCGGCCATCATCGACGCCGGTCGCGACATCCTCGAATCCGCCGGACCCGCGGGACTCACCATGCAGGCGGTCGCCGAGCGGGTGGGCGTCCGCGCACCTTCCCTCTACAAGCGGATCCGCGATCGTGACGCTCTGCTCTCCGCAGTGGCGGAGGCCTCGGCCGACGCGCTGACGGTCAGGCTCGACGCCGCAGGCGACGAGCTCCCCCTCCTCGCCACCGCCTACCGCACCTTCGCGCACGAGCGCCCGCACGCGTTCCGCCTGCTGTTCACCGCCTCCGCGCCCGAAGACGCCCTGCACCGGACGTCTGTTCCGGTGCTGCGCTCATGCGCCGCTCTCGTCGGGCCGGATCGGGCGCTCGATGCGGCCCGGCTCTTCACCTCCTGGGCGACCGGGTTCCTGCAGATGGAACTCGCCGGAGCCTTCCGTCTGGGCGGCGACGTCGACGAGGCGTTCGACTACGCGGTGGAGCGCATACTCGCGGGACTGAGCGCCTGA
- a CDS encoding HNH endonuclease signature motif containing protein produces the protein MNSIVERLGRVVTDLDAVLCDDALAGLSDAERVAVLQAAGAVFRRAEAVIVETVATGDPVDFPHAAGCRGVNELVQRMVGVDVRGASRVDRVVDLVRRPVSLAGERMPARWSEMRVALLDGVVGVAGFLAATGPIERVWDRLSSDQRLAADVALAGCARGHGIGGGSDSGPAPTVQDLKSLAEDLASMFDPDGEEPKDEDARRKRGITIGRLTDGMHAIRGYLTPDAAAQLQLILDAMLNPKGDGPPMPGVFFTPSGDTGHTDTDTDTDTDTDTDTDTDTDTGADPGVDPFNVDERSVLDDRTASQKRHDALAAALAIAARHKDMPTLGGASPVLVVTVDATDLAHHAEGSAFGAGIAGAGGGAGNGGWATIPGSGAHVPVSVAAQTACAGAIQRVLLDEGRIIGISTTDRVFTVHQRRAIIVRDKECLIPGCHVPASWCEIHHVTEHARGGPTHTDNGVPLCWWHHRSLGTSQWEIRMNNGLPEVRGPNWWDPDQRWRTPQHSLPADRDRRCLVRTGCYAAASSRQVLLIPNSRPDSASQPQRAGLTVPGSTGPSRRARLNGRASTVSLQ, from the coding sequence ATGAACAGCATCGTGGAGCGTCTGGGTCGGGTCGTCACTGACCTTGATGCGGTGCTGTGTGATGACGCGTTGGCGGGGTTGAGCGATGCGGAGCGTGTCGCGGTGCTGCAGGCGGCGGGGGCCGTGTTCCGGCGGGCCGAGGCGGTGATCGTGGAGACCGTGGCGACCGGGGATCCTGTGGATTTTCCGCATGCGGCAGGGTGTCGCGGGGTGAACGAGCTGGTGCAGCGGATGGTGGGCGTGGATGTGCGGGGTGCGTCCCGGGTCGACAGGGTCGTCGATCTGGTGCGCCGGCCGGTGAGTCTGGCGGGGGAGCGGATGCCGGCGCGGTGGTCGGAGATGCGCGTGGCCTTGTTGGATGGTGTGGTGGGTGTGGCGGGGTTTCTGGCGGCGACGGGCCCGATCGAGCGGGTGTGGGACCGATTGAGCTCGGATCAGCGGCTGGCGGCGGATGTGGCGTTGGCGGGGTGCGCCCGCGGGCACGGGATCGGCGGGGGCTCGGATTCTGGTCCGGCGCCGACGGTGCAGGATTTGAAATCTCTTGCGGAGGATCTCGCCTCGATGTTCGACCCGGACGGGGAGGAGCCGAAGGATGAGGACGCGCGGCGCAAGCGCGGGATCACGATCGGTCGTCTCACGGACGGGATGCATGCGATCCGGGGGTATCTGACTCCGGATGCCGCGGCCCAGTTGCAGCTGATCCTGGACGCGATGCTGAACCCGAAGGGTGACGGCCCGCCCATGCCGGGAGTGTTCTTCACCCCCAGCGGTGACACCGGTCACACAGACACAGACACAGACACAGACACAGACACAGACACAGACACAGACACAGACACAGACACCGGTGCTGACCCGGGTGTTGATCCGTTCAATGTGGATGAGCGCAGCGTGCTCGATGATCGCACGGCGTCGCAGAAACGCCACGATGCTCTCGCCGCCGCTCTCGCGATAGCCGCCCGTCACAAGGACATGCCCACGCTCGGTGGTGCATCCCCGGTGCTCGTCGTCACCGTCGACGCGACAGACCTCGCCCATCATGCGGAAGGTTCTGCCTTCGGTGCGGGCATCGCCGGCGCGGGTGGTGGTGCGGGCAATGGCGGGTGGGCGACGATCCCCGGATCCGGTGCGCATGTGCCTGTGTCCGTCGCGGCGCAGACCGCATGTGCGGGGGCGATCCAACGGGTGCTCCTGGACGAGGGGCGCATCATCGGGATCAGCACCACCGACCGCGTGTTCACCGTGCATCAACGCCGGGCGATCATCGTCCGCGACAAGGAATGCCTCATCCCCGGGTGTCACGTGCCCGCATCCTGGTGCGAGATCCATCACGTCACCGAACACGCCCGCGGTGGGCCGACCCATACCGACAACGGTGTGCCGCTGTGCTGGTGGCACCACCGATCCCTGGGCACCTCGCAGTGGGAGATCCGTATGAACAACGGGCTCCCCGAAGTCCGTGGACCGAACTGGTGGGACCCCGACCAACGCTGGCGCACCCCACAACACAGCCTCCCCGCGGACCGTGACCGAAGGTGCCTCGTTCGAACCGGGTGCTACGCGGCGGCATCCTCACGGCAAGTGCTGCTGATCCCGAACAGCCGGCCAGACTCAGCGAGCCAGCCCCAGCGGGCCGGACTCACAGTGCCCGGCTCAACGGGCCCGTCTCGCCGTGCCCGGCTCAATGGACGCGCCTCAACAGTCTCACTCCAATGA
- a CDS encoding purine-cytosine permease family protein: MTDIKPALIERAGIEIIPESERTAKPSDLFWPWFAANVSVFGMSYGSFVLGFGISFWQATLVSIIGIVVSFLLCGLIAIAGKRGSAPTMVLSRAAFGVQGQKVPGIVSWLTSIGWETFLAIMAVLATATVITQLGGDGDSIALKITATVIVAALIVAASVLGYHTIMKLQSVLTWVTGIVTVLYIVLAAPSIDMAAVLARPDGGIGQVTGALVMVMTGFGLGWINIAADWSRYQKRTASDGAIVLWNTIGGSVAPVILVIFGLLLAGSDDELSAAIAADPIGALATILPIWVLVPFLLTAVLALVSGAVLGIYSSGLTLLSLGIRIPRPSAAAIDGVILTIGTIYVVFFATDFLGPFQSFLITLGVPLASWAGILIADILRRKKDYDDEALFDSRGRYGAWDWISIGTMVIASVIGWGFVLNGFADAAPWNNWQGYLLGLVGGVDGDWAYANLGVFFALVLSFVVTWFARAGKIRAQEASA; encoded by the coding sequence ATGACGGACATCAAGCCTGCTCTCATCGAGCGCGCGGGCATCGAGATCATCCCCGAATCCGAGCGCACCGCGAAGCCGAGCGACCTCTTCTGGCCGTGGTTCGCGGCGAACGTCTCGGTGTTCGGCATGTCGTACGGCTCGTTCGTGCTGGGCTTCGGCATCTCGTTCTGGCAGGCGACCCTCGTGTCGATCATCGGCATCGTCGTGTCGTTCCTGCTGTGCGGACTGATCGCGATCGCCGGCAAGCGCGGTTCGGCGCCCACCATGGTGCTGTCCCGTGCGGCGTTCGGCGTGCAGGGGCAGAAGGTTCCGGGCATCGTCTCGTGGCTGACGTCGATCGGCTGGGAGACGTTCCTCGCGATCATGGCCGTGCTCGCCACGGCCACCGTCATCACGCAGCTCGGCGGTGACGGCGACAGCATCGCGCTGAAGATCACCGCCACCGTGATCGTCGCCGCGCTCATCGTCGCGGCATCCGTGCTCGGCTATCACACGATCATGAAGCTGCAGTCGGTGCTCACCTGGGTCACCGGCATCGTGACGGTGCTCTACATCGTCCTCGCCGCTCCGAGCATCGACATGGCGGCCGTCCTCGCGCGTCCGGACGGCGGGATCGGCCAGGTCACCGGCGCTCTCGTCATGGTCATGACCGGCTTCGGCCTCGGCTGGATCAACATCGCCGCCGACTGGTCGCGGTACCAGAAGCGCACGGCATCCGACGGAGCGATCGTCCTGTGGAACACGATCGGCGGCTCGGTGGCTCCCGTGATCCTCGTCATCTTCGGTCTGCTGCTCGCCGGATCCGACGACGAGCTCAGCGCGGCGATCGCCGCCGACCCGATCGGCGCGCTCGCGACGATCCTGCCCATCTGGGTGCTCGTTCCTTTCCTGCTCACCGCCGTGCTGGCGCTCGTCTCCGGCGCAGTGCTCGGCATCTACTCCTCGGGCCTCACGCTGCTGAGCCTCGGCATCCGCATCCCCCGCCCGTCCGCGGCGGCGATCGACGGCGTGATCCTCACGATCGGCACGATCTACGTCGTGTTCTTCGCGACCGACTTCCTCGGTCCGTTCCAGAGCTTCCTCATCACGCTGGGCGTGCCGCTGGCGTCATGGGCCGGCATCCTGATCGCCGACATCCTGCGCCGCAAGAAGGACTACGACGACGAGGCGCTCTTCGACAGCCGCGGCCGCTACGGCGCGTGGGACTGGATCTCGATCGGCACCATGGTGATCGCGAGCGTGATCGGCTGGGGCTTCGTGCTCAACGGATTCGCGGATGCGGCGCCGTGGAACAACTGGCAGGGCTACCTGCTCGGCCTCGTCGGGGGTGTCGACGGCGACTGGGCCTATGCCAACCTCGGGGTCTTCTTCGCCCTCGTGCTGTCGTTCGTCGTGACCTGGTTCGCCCGGGCCGGAAAGATCCGCGCGCAGGAGGCTTCGGCGTGA
- a CDS encoding response regulator produces the protein MSQIRVVIVDDDPLVRSALSHFVSRDPEITVIAEAESGLEGIEVVERERPDVVMMDVQMPEMNGIEATAVISERWPEIKILAVTTLDGSDTVLPMLSAGASGYLLKDSSAASILEGVREVYSGASSLSPRIASLLIKHVRDTEPVGGDDTLEALTDREQEVLQRLAQGMSNAEIARTLIVSEGTVKAHLGRIMSKWHVRDRVQILVTAAHAGLVDFR, from the coding sequence ATGTCCCAAATCCGCGTCGTGATCGTCGATGACGATCCCCTGGTGCGCTCAGCGCTCTCTCACTTCGTCTCCCGCGACCCGGAGATCACGGTGATCGCCGAGGCGGAGTCCGGGCTCGAGGGCATCGAGGTCGTGGAACGCGAGCGTCCCGACGTCGTGATGATGGACGTGCAGATGCCGGAAATGAACGGCATCGAGGCGACGGCGGTGATCAGCGAACGCTGGCCTGAGATCAAGATCCTCGCGGTCACCACGCTGGACGGCAGCGACACCGTGCTTCCGATGCTCAGCGCAGGTGCGTCGGGCTATCTGCTGAAGGACTCGAGCGCGGCGAGCATTCTCGAGGGTGTGCGAGAGGTGTACAGCGGAGCGAGCTCGCTGTCGCCGCGGATCGCGTCGCTGCTGATCAAGCACGTGCGGGATACGGAGCCCGTCGGGGGCGACGACACCCTGGAGGCGCTCACGGATCGCGAGCAGGAGGTGCTGCAGCGACTCGCGCAGGGGATGTCCAACGCCGAGATCGCGCGCACACTGATCGTGTCGGAGGGAACCGTGAAGGCCCACCTCGGCCGCATCATGTCGAAGTGGCACGTGCGCGATCGCGTGCAGATCCTCGTCACGGCAGCGCACGCCGGGCTGGTCGACTTCCGCTGA
- a CDS encoding sensor histidine kinase has protein sequence MASSLSTGDRSDVTRLGRGEKLSTIERIAVLAVVGTIVIFDIVGLFLPPGLEPLTAAIGIASTAVLGLFLWSPFIATYALGVVFALSFIPGIEAQVLTVAAFAAGLIVRLGWTSLVLSYVGVFLVASALVAMGDSTDAFNIGIFLVGAAVSGAVGYALRLAFARGRTLEMQLAEKAEQERQAVLAERRWIAGELHDSIAHHLTVVALHVQMLDDDRTSRDSQEAIRIAARKAMTDLRFVIDLADDGPRSEGMPSGDLVASVEEAAQEFEAAGHAVAVIGDPSDERVPRAAEIILARIMRESATNVLKYAGAGEVEIRFDIDDDAAKMAVSSPLSVTPRRELSSSRTGIGRMAERVLGASGEFSAGEVDGRWVVSALLPIV, from the coding sequence ATGGCTTCAAGTCTTTCGACGGGTGACCGCTCTGACGTCACCCGACTCGGCAGGGGCGAGAAGCTCAGCACGATAGAACGCATCGCCGTTTTGGCGGTCGTCGGGACCATCGTCATCTTCGACATCGTCGGACTGTTCCTCCCTCCGGGGCTCGAACCTCTGACAGCGGCAATCGGGATCGCATCCACTGCAGTCCTCGGCCTCTTCCTCTGGTCGCCATTCATCGCGACATACGCCCTCGGCGTCGTGTTCGCCCTATCCTTCATCCCCGGCATCGAAGCCCAGGTGCTGACCGTCGCCGCTTTCGCGGCCGGCTTGATCGTGCGCCTGGGGTGGACCTCACTGGTCCTGTCCTATGTCGGAGTCTTCCTCGTCGCATCCGCGTTGGTCGCCATGGGCGATTCGACGGATGCGTTCAACATCGGCATCTTCCTGGTCGGCGCCGCAGTATCCGGAGCCGTCGGCTATGCGCTTCGCCTGGCATTCGCTCGAGGGCGGACGCTCGAGATGCAACTGGCCGAGAAGGCCGAGCAGGAACGCCAGGCAGTACTCGCTGAGCGGCGCTGGATCGCCGGCGAGCTGCACGACAGCATCGCGCACCACCTCACCGTGGTGGCGCTGCACGTGCAGATGCTCGACGACGATCGCACGAGCAGAGATTCGCAGGAGGCGATTCGCATCGCCGCACGCAAGGCGATGACCGACCTCCGCTTCGTGATCGACCTCGCAGACGACGGACCCCGCTCCGAGGGAATGCCCTCCGGTGATCTGGTGGCCTCCGTCGAGGAGGCCGCGCAGGAGTTCGAAGCCGCCGGCCATGCCGTGGCCGTCATCGGCGACCCCTCCGATGAGCGCGTCCCGCGGGCCGCCGAGATCATCCTCGCGCGCATCATGCGAGAGTCCGCCACCAACGTCCTCAAGTACGCCGGCGCGGGCGAAGTCGAGATCCGATTCGACATCGACGACGACGCCGCGAAGATGGCGGTGAGCAGTCCGCTCTCCGTCACGCCGCGTCGAGAGCTCTCCTCGAGCCGCACGGGCATCGGCCGCATGGCCGAACGAGTTCTCGGTGCCAGCGGCGAATTCAGCGCCGGCGAAGTCGACGGCCGCTGGGTCGTCTCGGCGCTGCTGCCGATCGTCTGA
- a CDS encoding M18 family aminopeptidase, whose amino-acid sequence MPVTPDALAHAEDLADFVAASPSSYHAAAEVARRLEDAGFARLEEDQAWDVAPGGRYVVVRDGAAIAWTVPGDATATTPAHILGAHTDSPGFKLKPQPTTGSRGWLQAAVEVYGGPLLSSWLDRELRLAGRLALADGRVVLADTGALLRLPQLAIHLDREANTGLALDKQFQTQPVWGLGDPTQEDILAELAGSAGVSASDIRGYDVVIADTARGAIFGKDRAFFASGRLDDLASVHAGVVALEKIDTAVSGPIAILAAFDHEELGSNSRSGAGGPLLEDILGRVYDALGADASERRRAFSASWCLSSDVGHSVHPNYVHKHDPVVQPVLGSGPILKLNANQRYATDAVGSAAWRGWCDTADVVTQEFVSNNNVPCGSTIGPITATRLGIRTVDVGIPILSMHSARELAGVSDLHDLTRVAGAFFAG is encoded by the coding sequence ATGCCCGTCACCCCGGACGCTCTCGCCCACGCCGAGGATCTCGCCGACTTCGTCGCCGCCTCGCCTTCGAGCTATCACGCCGCCGCCGAGGTGGCCAGGCGCCTCGAGGATGCCGGTTTCGCGCGTCTCGAAGAGGATCAGGCCTGGGATGTCGCCCCCGGCGGACGCTACGTCGTCGTGCGAGACGGTGCCGCGATCGCGTGGACGGTTCCGGGGGACGCCACCGCGACCACGCCCGCTCACATCCTGGGTGCTCACACCGACTCCCCCGGCTTCAAGCTCAAGCCGCAGCCGACGACCGGTTCGAGGGGCTGGCTGCAGGCGGCCGTCGAGGTGTACGGCGGTCCGCTGCTGAGCTCGTGGCTCGACCGCGAGCTGCGTCTCGCCGGACGGCTGGCCCTCGCCGACGGACGCGTGGTGCTCGCCGACACGGGAGCGCTGCTGCGGCTTCCCCAGCTCGCGATCCACCTCGACCGCGAGGCGAACACGGGCCTCGCGCTCGACAAGCAGTTCCAGACGCAGCCGGTCTGGGGCCTCGGCGACCCGACCCAGGAGGACATCCTGGCCGAGCTCGCCGGTTCGGCCGGCGTCTCGGCATCCGACATCCGCGGTTACGACGTCGTGATCGCCGACACAGCGCGCGGCGCGATCTTCGGCAAGGACCGCGCGTTCTTCGCTTCCGGCCGACTCGACGACCTCGCCTCGGTGCACGCCGGCGTCGTCGCGCTCGAGAAGATCGATACGGCAGTCAGCGGACCGATCGCGATCCTCGCGGCGTTCGACCATGAAGAACTGGGCTCCAACTCCCGCTCCGGCGCGGGCGGCCCCCTGCTCGAAGACATCCTCGGCCGCGTCTACGACGCGCTCGGCGCCGACGCCTCCGAGCGTCGACGCGCGTTCTCCGCGTCGTGGTGCCTGTCGAGCGACGTGGGCCACTCGGTGCACCCGAACTACGTGCACAAGCACGACCCCGTCGTGCAGCCGGTGCTCGGCTCGGGACCGATCCTCAAGCTCAACGCCAACCAGCGCTACGCGACGGATGCCGTCGGCTCCGCCGCCTGGCGCGGCTGGTGCGACACCGCCGACGTGGTCACGCAGGAGTTCGTGTCGAACAACAACGTGCCGTGCGGCTCGACGATCGGCCCGATCACGGCCACGCGTCTCGGCATCCGCACGGTCGACGTCGGCATCCCGATCCTGTCGATGCACTCGGCGCGCGAGCTCGCCGGCGTCTCGGACCTGCACGACCTCACCCGCGTCGCCGGAGCTTTCTTCGCCGGCTGA
- a CDS encoding cysteine hydrolase family protein yields the protein MSAGPWLIVIDPQQIFASPGSAWGSPFFADTMPRIRELATAFGDRVIVTRWMPTADRSTSWGAYFAAWPFADQPPTDPLFDLVPDAAGLSPHPTLDLPTFGKWGTEIEAVVGRGAHVVLTGVATDCCVISTALAAADAGAHVTVVGDACAGSTAENHAAAMQVMGLYPPQITISDTASVLSGL from the coding sequence GTGAGCGCCGGTCCCTGGCTGATCGTGATCGATCCTCAGCAGATCTTCGCGTCGCCCGGATCTGCGTGGGGATCGCCGTTCTTCGCCGACACGATGCCGCGCATCCGCGAGCTGGCCACGGCTTTCGGCGACCGCGTGATCGTCACGCGCTGGATGCCGACGGCAGACCGCTCGACCTCGTGGGGCGCCTACTTCGCCGCGTGGCCGTTCGCCGACCAGCCACCGACGGATCCGCTGTTCGACCTCGTCCCCGACGCGGCCGGGCTGTCGCCGCATCCGACTCTCGACCTGCCGACCTTCGGCAAGTGGGGCACAGAGATCGAGGCGGTCGTCGGCCGAGGGGCGCACGTCGTGCTGACGGGTGTCGCGACCGACTGCTGCGTCATCTCGACCGCACTGGCCGCAGCGGATGCCGGAGCGCACGTCACCGTGGTCGGCGATGCCTGCGCGGGATCGACGGCGGAGAATCATGCGGCCGCGATGCAGGTGATGGGTCTCTACCCGCCGCAGATCACGATCAGCGACACCGCCTCCGTGTTGTCGGGGCTCTAG